A region from the Oceanidesulfovibrio marinus genome encodes:
- a CDS encoding ABC transporter substrate-binding protein, whose protein sequence is MALLACSLLWAAAVLGCAGKATPPMAPVVNATAVAEPLPAPEPTQVCLLLPLSGPYAAYAQRILQGARLAVSHIAGAGVPVSLSTIDTTGEDWARSLATLPSAIRIVGGPMRPEALGEVLSAPGAFRRAHLAFMAELPAAVTTGQSGGAARAVAEGRDVWRFFTSAADNVDALLSGAEEVGARELGVLYPDESFGVRRSILFRQMASGRGLHVAAAQRYTPDDPQGAARSAMRLLQESGGQELGAVYIPDVWSQARQLIPNLLVLQRRRPLILGSALWAQTMDMRRPDDALLFSGSVFPGAWWSGSDSQPARALRQGMAASGARPGFWEALGFDFVRLACRMGDLPENSTPQDVTAALQNAARMDWAMAPLHWDAAGRAAQDLYLLTPTQTGAEPADMDALRQLLAVPDSPATPTTPARNQ, encoded by the coding sequence ATGGCTTTGCTGGCGTGCTCGCTTCTCTGGGCTGCGGCCGTGTTGGGCTGCGCAGGAAAGGCCACTCCTCCCATGGCGCCTGTTGTCAACGCCACGGCCGTTGCGGAGCCGCTGCCGGCTCCGGAGCCGACGCAGGTCTGTCTGCTGCTGCCTCTGAGCGGTCCCTACGCCGCCTATGCGCAGCGTATCCTTCAAGGCGCGCGGCTGGCCGTGTCGCATATCGCCGGGGCCGGCGTCCCGGTCTCGCTCTCTACCATAGACACCACAGGGGAGGACTGGGCGCGCTCCCTGGCCACGTTGCCGTCAGCCATCCGCATAGTGGGCGGTCCCATGCGACCGGAGGCGCTGGGCGAGGTCCTGTCCGCGCCGGGAGCGTTCCGCCGGGCGCATCTGGCGTTCATGGCCGAGCTGCCGGCCGCCGTGACTACCGGGCAGAGCGGAGGCGCGGCGCGCGCCGTCGCGGAGGGCCGGGATGTCTGGCGGTTTTTCACCAGTGCGGCGGATAATGTGGATGCGCTTCTCAGCGGTGCGGAAGAGGTGGGCGCACGCGAACTCGGCGTGCTCTACCCGGACGAATCCTTTGGCGTGCGGCGGTCCATCCTGTTCCGGCAGATGGCCTCTGGCCGCGGCCTCCACGTCGCCGCTGCGCAGCGTTACACCCCGGACGATCCTCAGGGAGCAGCCAGGAGCGCGATGCGACTGCTGCAGGAGTCCGGCGGCCAGGAACTTGGCGCGGTCTACATTCCAGACGTCTGGTCCCAGGCGCGGCAGCTGATCCCCAACCTGCTCGTTCTGCAACGCCGGCGGCCGCTTATCCTGGGCTCGGCGCTGTGGGCGCAGACCATGGACATGCGCCGCCCGGACGATGCACTGCTTTTTTCGGGGTCGGTCTTCCCGGGCGCGTGGTGGTCGGGCAGCGACTCCCAGCCAGCACGAGCCCTGCGCCAGGGCATGGCCGCGTCCGGGGCTCGTCCCGGCTTCTGGGAGGCCCTTGGCTTCGATTTCGTGCGGCTTGCCTGTCGGATGGGCGATTTGCCCGAAAATTCCACGCCCCAGGACGTAACCGCCGCGCTGCAGAACGCCGCGCGCATGGACTGGGCCATGGCGCCGCTGCATTGGGATGCGGCCGGCCGGGCTGCGCAGGACCTCTATCTGCTCACTCCCACGCAAACAGGAGCCGAACCCGCCGACATGGACGCACTGCGCCAACTGCTGGCGGTGCCGGACTCGCCAGCGACGCCGACAACGCCCGCGCGCAATCAGTAA
- a CDS encoding tetratricopeptide repeat protein: MKEAFENLARAKGYYHRHDILRTMATFAQALKQGASGQLFGADKMRFTGQVTEIVQLLNRTDEIRNALPDGLQYESGGEKQLFMAVVTRLKKLQEEAARITEKEIEERKLNIDKLLIRGTKQLQSDNAKEALELFQEATSLCVDEHVLFTIIGTRLLDAGLHKPALDYLTKAVELDDGNENAHLALARTHIALDEPEQALAGLQSAWKQLGRPTVDLAVLLAQAAQKAGKDAVAKAAAAKALEMDPMSPKVKKLCKQLR; this comes from the coding sequence ATGAAAGAGGCCTTCGAGAACCTTGCCCGCGCCAAGGGCTACTACCACCGGCATGACATCCTGCGCACCATGGCGACGTTCGCCCAGGCGCTCAAACAGGGGGCATCCGGCCAGCTCTTCGGTGCGGACAAGATGCGCTTTACCGGACAGGTCACGGAAATCGTTCAGCTTCTCAACAGGACCGATGAAATCCGCAACGCCCTGCCTGATGGCCTGCAGTACGAAAGCGGCGGCGAGAAGCAGCTCTTCATGGCCGTTGTCACTCGCCTTAAAAAGCTTCAGGAAGAGGCGGCACGGATTACAGAAAAAGAGATCGAGGAACGCAAGCTCAATATCGACAAGCTCCTCATCCGCGGCACCAAGCAGCTCCAGTCGGACAATGCCAAGGAAGCCCTGGAACTGTTCCAGGAAGCAACCAGCCTGTGCGTGGACGAGCACGTGCTTTTCACCATCATAGGCACGCGGCTGTTGGACGCCGGCCTGCACAAGCCAGCCCTCGACTATCTGACAAAGGCCGTGGAGTTGGACGACGGCAACGAGAATGCGCACCTGGCCCTGGCGCGGACGCACATCGCGCTGGACGAGCCGGAGCAGGCGCTGGCCGGGTTGCAAAGCGCGTGGAAGCAGCTGGGGCGGCCCACTGTGGATCTGGCCGTACTGCTGGCCCAGGCCGCTCAAAAAGCAGGAAAGGATGCAGTGGCCAAAGCCGCCGCGGCCAAGGCCCTGGAGATGGACCCCATGTCGCCCAAGGTGAAGAAGCTGTGCAAGCAGCTGCGCTGA
- a CDS encoding NADH-quinone oxidoreductase subunit A: MVFTWLNVAILICLIVGILFAGGPLIGAVLLAPKAKGGAFGMPYECGIPPHGSSWVRFGINYYFYALLFLAFDVDVLYLFPVAAHYPQSAGLVPFVKVLIFLVALGLGCVYFWRKGVFEWPKKAF; the protein is encoded by the coding sequence ATGGTCTTCACCTGGCTTAATGTGGCAATTCTCATCTGCCTAATCGTCGGCATTCTCTTTGCCGGGGGGCCGCTCATCGGCGCAGTGTTACTGGCGCCAAAAGCCAAAGGCGGCGCCTTCGGGATGCCGTATGAGTGCGGTATCCCTCCCCACGGTTCTTCCTGGGTGCGCTTCGGCATCAACTATTACTTCTACGCATTGCTGTTTCTCGCGTTCGACGTGGATGTGCTTTACCTCTTCCCGGTAGCGGCGCACTATCCGCAAAGCGCGGGGCTCGTGCCCTTCGTCAAGGTGCTCATCTTCCTCGTGGCGCTGGGGCTCGGCTGCGTATACTTCTGGAGGAAAGGGGTCTTCGAATGGCCGAAGAAAGCGTTTTAA
- a CDS encoding NADH-quinone oxidoreductase subunit B: protein MISWSLPQKIFDVARAMSLWPMTFGLACCAIEMMAVGMARFDISRFGAEVFRPSPRQSDLMIVAGTVSNKMAPALVRLYEQMPAPKYVMALGNCAIAGGPFVFKDQYGIVEGVDKLVPVDVYVPGCPPRPEGLLEGLFQLQEKITGRRWWPDAPAEPSANKPGK from the coding sequence ATGATCTCCTGGTCCCTGCCGCAGAAGATTTTCGACGTCGCCCGGGCCATGTCGCTGTGGCCCATGACGTTCGGTCTGGCCTGTTGCGCCATCGAGATGATGGCCGTGGGCATGGCGCGGTTCGATATCTCCCGTTTCGGCGCGGAGGTTTTCCGGCCCTCGCCGCGGCAGTCCGACCTGATGATTGTGGCCGGCACCGTATCCAACAAGATGGCTCCGGCCCTGGTGCGGCTCTACGAGCAGATGCCCGCTCCCAAGTACGTCATGGCTCTGGGCAACTGCGCCATCGCCGGCGGCCCGTTCGTCTTCAAGGACCAGTACGGCATCGTGGAAGGCGTGGACAAGCTCGTGCCCGTGGACGTCTATGTGCCGGGCTGCCCGCCGCGGCCGGAAGGGCTGCTCGAAGGCCTGTTCCAGCTCCAGGAAAAGATTACGGGACGTCGCTGGTGGCCTGATGCGCCGGCCGAGCCCTCTGCAAACAAGCCGGGTAAATAA
- a CDS encoding NADH-quinone oxidoreductase subunit C encodes MAERSDFSFLDEVEATCRLAMDPVATGIDLCLILEREALTAAVEAIAGAEFFLEDVSVLDVTEGYDARYHFRRYDTPGRIELRVIAPHDDPHIPSIAGIFQGAEWHERESMDFYGVIFDGNPNPERLLLIEGSTFKPLEKDDKSRKSYLDLMPEFTITECAEGHPLEELAAKRKAEREEAERKAAEEAKKAEEEAARKAAEEEAAKQSEEAGEAG; translated from the coding sequence GTGGCTGAGCGTAGCGATTTCTCTTTTCTCGACGAGGTCGAGGCGACATGCCGTCTGGCCATGGATCCCGTGGCCACGGGCATCGATCTCTGTCTGATCCTCGAGCGCGAGGCGCTCACGGCAGCCGTGGAGGCCATTGCCGGGGCGGAGTTCTTCCTCGAGGACGTCTCCGTTCTGGATGTGACCGAAGGGTACGACGCCCGCTACCACTTCCGGCGCTACGATACGCCGGGGCGCATCGAGCTGCGCGTCATCGCGCCGCACGACGATCCGCACATCCCCAGCATTGCAGGCATCTTCCAGGGCGCCGAGTGGCACGAACGCGAGAGCATGGACTTCTACGGCGTAATCTTTGACGGGAACCCGAACCCCGAGCGGCTCCTGCTGATCGAGGGTTCCACCTTCAAGCCCCTGGAAAAGGACGACAAGTCCCGCAAGTCCTACCTCGACCTGATGCCCGAGTTCACCATCACGGAGTGCGCCGAGGGCCATCCGCTGGAGGAGCTCGCGGCCAAACGGAAGGCCGAGCGCGAGGAAGCGGAACGCAAGGCCGCCGAAGAGGCCAAGAAGGCCGAGGAAGAGGCGGCGCGCAAAGCGGCGGAGGAAGAGGCCGCAAAACAATCCGAGGAAGCCGGCGAAGCCGGTTAG